The Candidatus Thermoplasmatota archaeon genome includes the window GGTCACGTCTGGGAGCCTGACGGTGATCCCGTGGGTCGAGGACCGCTACAGATACCTCAAGGCAGCGGACGCGATAATCTGCAGGGGGGGCCACAACACGATAATGCAGTCCATCTGCTACGGCAAGCCCAGCATCATCATCCCCACCCCCAACCATACTGAGCAGTACGCGAACGCTAGGAGGGCTAAGGAGCTCGGGTTCGCTGAGGCAATCCATCAGGATGATGTGGGCGGGGAGAGGTTCCTCGGATTGATCGGGATGTTGACATCGAACCCGGAGTACGAGGACAGATTCAGGAAGATCAACGCCATGGGCTTCACGGATGGCATCGAGAATACCCTGGCGGCGATCTCCGGGCTCATCCGGTGACCCACCGCAATTCTTATAGAGAAAATGGGAGGACAAATCTCTCCATGGACTTTTTCTACGCCAAGAGGCGGGATCAAAGGGTAAACGAGTACTTCGACTCCGAGGCGATGGAGGCATTCGCAGACTGGAACAGGAAGGTCTTCACCCCCGGGAAGCTGGACAGGAAGACGAAGGAGCTGGTCGCGGTCGCGTGCACATACCTGACCCGGTGCCCTTACTGTATCGAGGGGCACACCAAGGCAGCGTTGAAGGCCGGCGCTTCGAAGGAGGAGATCGCCGAGGTCATCCAAATAGCGGCGGCTCTGAACGCGGGGGCAGCGATAGCCCATAGGAACATCGCCCTAGACGTGGACGAGTAAAACCCATCTCTCTTTTTCATTAGATCCTAGCAGTAGGAAGTGAGGTAAGATCCCCGAGGGTTTAGTTTAGAGTTGATTCTTAATGATCTTGATCCCCCTCTCGGAGGGGATGGCTATAACAGTCGAGGCTGACTTTTTCGGAGACGACGAGAAAAGGTTGCAGGAGATTGTAGGTCAGCGCATCTCCTCAACTTTGAGATGGCTGAATGATGATAATTTATGAGCGGAAAAGAATCGGGGATTTTATGTTAATCCGGATTTAAAGGTAGTTTTACGGTGAATGTCGTTCCTACGCCAATCTTCGATACCCAAGTAATGGCT containing:
- a CDS encoding carboxymuconolactone decarboxylase family protein — translated: MDFFYAKRRDQRVNEYFDSEAMEAFADWNRKVFTPGKLDRKTKELVAVACTYLTRCPYCIEGHTKAALKAGASKEEIAEVIQIAAALNAGAAIAHRNIALDVDE